A single genomic interval of Mangifera indica cultivar Alphonso unplaced genomic scaffold, CATAS_Mindica_2.1 Un_0010, whole genome shotgun sequence harbors:
- the LOC123205648 gene encoding DNA damage-repair/toleration protein DRT100-like: MASLLHHIMISLFIALSFPFVHGCHPSEREALLAFKAALNEPYLGIFNTWTGNDCCHNWYGISCDIESYRVADINLRGESEDPIVERAHRTGYMTGYISPAICKLKRLSSLTIADWKGITGEIPRCLTSLPFLRIIDLMGNKLSGEIPEDIGRLHSLTVLNIADNYITGRIPESLTNLSSLMHLDLSNNHISGLIPRDIGRLPMLSRALLSRNQISGTIPESISKIYRLADLDLSMNQISGQILASLGNMAVLATLNLDFNKLSGAIPASLLTSAISTLNLSKNSLEGKIPDVFGLRSYFTALDLAFNNLRGPIPKSISQASYIGHLDLSHNHLCGRIPDGSPFDHLEASQFAYNDCLCGKPLKAC, from the coding sequence ATGGCTTCACTCCTCCACCACATTATGATTTCACTCTTCATCGCCCTTAGTTTTCCTTTCGTCCACGGCTGCCATCCGTCAGAACGGGAAGCTCTCTTAGCTTTCAAAGCTGCACTCAACGAGCCTTATTTAGGCATCTTCAATACATGGACGGGCAACGACTGTTGCCACAACTGGTACGGCATCAGTTGTGACATCGAATCTTACCGGGTTGCTGATATTAACCTTCGTGGCGAGTCAGAGGATCCAATAGTTGAACGAGCTCACAGAACCGGCTACATGACTGGCTATATCTCACCGGCGATATGTAAACTGAAGCGCCTCTCGAGTTTGACCATCGCCGACTGGAAGGGGATCACCGGCGAAATCCCTCGTTGCCTCACTTCGCTTCCTTTTCTTCGCATTATCGATTTGATGGGAAACAAGTTATCGGGCGAGATTCCGGAGGATATCGGACGGCTTCATAGCCTTACCGTTTTAAATATTGCTGATAATTATATAACGGGAAGAATTCCTGAATCTTTGACTAATCTTTCTAGCTTAATGCATCTTGATTTAAGTAACAACCATATTTCCGGTCTCATTCCCCGAGATATCGGGCGGCTTCCCATGTTGAGTCGAGCTTTGCTGTCTCGGAATCAGATATCCGGTACGATCCCAGAAtccatttcaaaaatttatcgtCTCGCTGATTTGGACTTATCCATGAACCAGATATCGGGGCAAATACTGGCTTCTTTAGGTAATATGGCGGTTCTAGCGACATTGAATCTTGATTTTAACAAACTTTCGGGTGCCATACCGGCGAGTTTGTTGACTTCAGCTATTAGCACCCTAAATTTGAGTAAGAACTCGCTTGAAGGAAAAATACCGGATGTTTTCGGGCTAAGATCGTATTTTACAGCTCTTGATTTAGCGTTTAATAATCTGAGAGGGCCGATACCGAAATCGATATCGCAAGCGTCGTATATCGGCCATTTAGATTTGAGTCACAACCATCTTTGTGGAAGGATACCGGACGGTTCACCGTTTGATCATCTTGAAGCTTCTCAGTTTGCTTATAACGATTGCCTCTGTGGGAAGCCCCTTAAAGCTTGTTAA